The DNA window GCGCGGTCATCATCGGAAAACGCGATACCGCGGACAGCCGCCAGCCCACCGTCTGAGACCATGCGTCCATACTCCGCGGTCGACGGCATGTTCTGCGCATAGCCTTGGCGAAATTGACTGATGGATGATGGGCCGAGGCCGATCAAGGTTTCGCAGCGATCCTCGGTGTAGCCTTGAAAATTCCGGCGCAAGCAGCCGGTTCGGGCCGCTACGGCCAACGCATCGTTGGGCTTGGCGAAATGGTCGAAGCCGACGGGCTCATACCCCGCGTTCAGCATAAGACACGCGGCCAGTTGCGACTGAGCAAACCGCTCTGCCGGACCCGGCAACCATGCCTCGTCGATCATCGTCTGATGCTTCTTGAACCACGGCACATGCGCGTAGCCAAACAATGCCATCCGATCCGGTTCCAGGGTCAGTGCCTGCGCGACGGTAGAGGAGATGCTCTCCCTGGTCTGGTGCGGCAAGCCGTAGAGCAGGTCCAGATTGACCGATTCGACGCCGCGCGAACGAACGCCGTCCACGACCGCTTTGGTCTGCAAAAAACTTTGCTCGCGGTTGATTGCCTTTTGCACCTTCAGGTCAAAATCCTGGACTCCGAGGCTCGCCCGGGTCATCCCGATCTCGGCAAGCGCATCGAGGCGGGCGTCGTCCATATCATTGGGATCGATTTCGACGCTGATCTTGGCGTCCGGAAGGAAATCGAAGCTGGCCCGCAATGCTTTCCCCAGCACCACCATGTCCTCGGGCTTCAGCATCGTCGGAGAGCCGCCACCGAAGTGGACGGCGCGCACGCCAGCCTTGCCGTCGACAATACGGGCAATGGTGGCGATCTCCGCGTGCAACGAGCGGAGATAGGCAGTTACCGGCTCATAGTGACGTGTCTGCTTGGTGTGGCAGGCACAGAACCAGCAGAGTCTGTCGCAGTAGGGAATATGCAGATAGAGTGAAATCTCATCGCCGTTCTCGAGCGCCTCCAGCCAGCCTCGACAGACAGTGGCATCGACCCCCCGGATGGAAATGCGGCGCGGTCGGATAGCTCGTGTAGCGCGGCACGTTCTCGCCAAGTCTGGCAGCTAGTTCCGGTCGCATGTCGCCATCCCCGTGGTTGCATGGCCAGGAAAATGACCGCAATGGCACGCCGATACCTTGATTTCGGTCAAAGCCTTTGCACCGGACAAACTGCCACAAGGCTTTTTCAATGGCCGATGCTTATCTTACCGATACTCTGGATCCTCGGACGATCGTGATGACAGTGCGTCAGGATGTTCATAGCGCCGGCATTCCCGTGCTTTGCCAATCATGCGAAGCGCGCCACCATGGTGTCTGCGGCGCGCTCGATCCCGATCAATTGGTCGGGCTCGCCAGGACCTCGTCAAAGCACACCATTGAACCGGGGGTAGAACTGATTGGCGACGCCGAAACCGTCGACAGCTATTCCAACGTGCTTTCCGGCGTGGTGAAGCTGACGAAAAGCCTTTCGGACGGGCGCCAGCAGATCGTCGGCCTTCAGTTTGCTCCCGATTTTCTGGGACGGCCGTTCAAGGTGGAAAGCGCGATCAACGCGGAAGCGGCAACGGCCGTCTCCTTGTGTTCATTTCCAAGGGCGTCCGTCGAAAGGATGATGAGGGAGTCGCCGGAGCTCGAGCACCGCCTGCTCAAGCAGACGCTGAACGAACTCGACGACGCACGCGACTGGATGGTCACGCTGGGACGCAAGACCGCCGCCGAAAAAGTGGCGAGCTTTCTGCTGATGATTGCCAGAAACATCGATCCCACGCTCGATCCAAACACCAACGCGACGAGCTTCGAGCTGCCGCTCACACGTGCCGACATCGCCGACTTCCTCGGCCTGACAATCGAGACGGTGAGCCGCCAGTTGACCCGGCTGCGGACAGACGGCGTGATCCGGATCGACAACAACCGCCATGTGACTGTGGACAGCCTTGCCCGGTTGGCGAGCCGCTCCGGCGCCTGATCTCCGACGCCTAGTCCCGGTCGACGATCCCGATCATCGGCAGGACATGCTCGCGTTCAAACGCGATGTGCCGGCGCAGATTCTCGAACAGGCCGCGCAACATGAAACCGATGGCTTCGGGATTCTCGACCGTCTCGCCATGACCGATGGCCAGCAGAATTTCGGTTACCTCGCCGGCGAAGCATTCATCTTCCATATGTTCGACCCGCAATCGCCGGGTTGAGGCAAGGCTCGCATTGCTGCCGACCACGGCGTCCTCGTAAGCGGGAAAGATGACCGTCTCTTCGTATTGATGAATGTTGCGCAGCAGCGGAACGATCGCGTTAGCCGCGCCGAGACACTTCAGACGATCGACGCTGGGCAAGGCGTCCGCGATCTCTTTCCAGGGCGTCGCAGAGTTGCAGCTTTTCCCTGTGCGCGCGCTTCATCACCGCGGCTGGGACCGCTTCCCTGTTGGATCGATCGGTTGGTGCGGGATTTTCATCGCCTGCTTCTGGCAGCGACGATCCCAGCCCTTTCTTCCGGCTCAATGGCGGCCTCCGTTCGTTTGCAGGACCACGCTGCCCAATCAGAAAGGGCTGAGCTTTGACATGGATCAAGGCGGCGACGACGCGACTGCTGAATTGGTGTCTGCGCGGATTGGCGTCCGCGCATCGGAATCCGAGGTCGGGGATATCTCATGAAGTTCGGCACACAAATCTTCGCTTTGGGCCTGTTCACATTTGCAGCCCTGGTAGCCGCGGGCTTCGGCGTGGACCAGCCATTTCGACAGCATATGTGGGTGCTGTTTTTTGTGTTGCTTGGTTTTGTCGCCATCCTCATCCGCAACACGAATTTCGAGGTGGCCGCTCCGATTGACCCATCCGCTTACATGGATGGTCCAATCCGCTACGGCGCCATCGCCACCATGTTCTGGGGTGTCGTCGGCATGCTTGTCGGCGTGGTCATCGCGCTGCAGCTTGCCTACCCCGATCTCAACATCCAGCCCTGGTTCAACTTCGGCCGTTTGCGGCCGCTGCATACGTCCGGAGTGGTCTTCGCATTCGGCGGCAACGCGTTGCTTTGCACGTCATTGTACGTCGTGCAGCGCACCTGCCGCGCGCGCTTGTTCGGCGGCGATCTCGCCTGGTTCGTATTCTGGGGTTACCAGCTTTTCATCGTCATGGCCGCGACCGGCTATCTGCTCGGCATCACCGAGAGCCGGGAATACGCCGAACCCGAATGGTACGTGGACATCTGGCTGACCATCGTCTGGGTCGCCTATCTCATCCTGTTCCTCGGCACGATCTTCAAGCGCAAGGAACCGCACATCTACGTCGCCAACTGGTTTTACCTCTCCTTCATCGTGACCATCGCGATGCTGCATGTGATCAACAACCTGTCGATGCCGGCCTCGTTCCTGGGCTCAAAGAGTTACTCCGCCTTTTCCGGGGTCCAGGACGCCCTGACGCAATGGTGGTATGGCCACAACGCCGTCGGCTTCTTCCTCACTGCCGGCTTCCTCGGCATGATGTATTACTTCGTGCCCAAGCAGGCGAACCGGCCGGTCTATTCCTATCGGCTGTCGATCATCCATTTCTGGGCGATCATCTTTCTCTACATCTGGGCCGGGCCGCATCACCTGCACTACACCGCCCTGCCCGATTGGGCGCAGACGCTCGGCATGGTGTTCTCGATCATGCTGTGGATGCCGTCATGGGGCGGCATGATCAACGGCCTGATGACGCTGTCCGGCGCCTGGGACAAGCTGCGCACAGACCCCATCATCCGCATGATGGTGATGGCGATCGCGTTCTACGGCATGTCGACCTTCGAAGGTCCGATGATGTCGATCAAGACGGTCAACTCGCTGTCGCATTACACCGACTGGACCATTGGCCACGTGCACTCCGGTGCGCTCGGCTGGGTCGGCATGATCTCGTTCGGCGCGATCTACTTCATGGTGCCGAAGCTCTGGAACCGGGAGCGGCTCTACTCGCTGAGGCTCGTCACCTGGCACTTCTGGCTGGCGACACTGGGGATCGTCGTCTACGCCGCCGTCATGTGGGTTTCCGGCGTCATGCAGGGCCTGATGTGGCGTGAATACGACGAGCAGGGCTTCCTGGTCTATTCCTTCGCCGAAACCGTGGCCGCCATGCATCCCTACTATGTCATGCGCGCCATTGGCGGGGCGATGTATCTCTCCGGCGCCCTGATCATGGCCTGGAACATCGCCATGACCATCCTCGGATACCAGCGCGAGGAGGAGCCGATGCCGGGCTCTGTTCCCGCCCTTCAGCCTGCCGAATAAGGAGCCAGACAATGGGCTTGATGGACAAACACGCACTCATTGAGAAGAACGCCACGCTTCTTCTCGTCGGCTCTCTTCTTGTGGTGACCGTCGGCGGCATCGTCGAGATCGCACCGCTCTTCTATCTCGACAACACGATCGAGAAGGTGGAAGGCATGCGCCCCTATTCGCCGCTCGAACTTGTCGGGCGCAACATCTATGTGCGCGAGGGCTGCTACCTCTGCCACAGCCAGATGATCAGGCCGTTCCGCGACGAAGTCGAGCGCTACGGTCACTACAGCCTGGCCGCCGAGTCGATGTACGATCATCCTTTCCAGTGGGGATCGAAGCGTACCGGGCCGGACCTCGCCAGGGTTGGCGACCGCTACTCGAACGTGTGGCATGTCGAGCATCTCGCGGATCCGCGTTCGGTGGTGCCGGAATCGATCATGCCGAGCTACGCGTTCCTCAAAGACACGCCGATCGAGGTGAAGGACTTCTCGACGCATCTGGTTGCCAACAGGCGTGTCGGTGTCCCCTACAACGATGACATGATCGCCCACGCCAATGTCGACCTGATGGCGCAAGCCGATCCCAACGCCGATACATCCGGCCTCGAAGCCCGCTACCCCAAAGCCAAGATCGGCGACTTCGACGGCAACCCGCAACAGGTCACCGAAATGGATGCCCTCGTCGCCTATCTCCAGATGCTCGGTACGCTGGTCGATTTCAAGAACTACGACGAAGCCGCCGGCTACCGCTGAGGGAGTTTTATCCATGGATTACAATCTGATGCGAGAGTTTGCGGACAGTTGGGGCCTGGTCGCCATGGCACTTTTCTTTGTCGGCGCAATTGCCTTCGCGCTCCGCCCCGGCAGCCGCAAGCTGGCCGACGAAGCTGCCCGGATTCCCCTTGAGGACGAGTGATCATGAGCGACGAGCACATCGATGAAATCTCTGGCGTCTCGACCACCGGCCACGAATGGGATGGCATCCGGGAGCTGAACAACCCGCTTCCGCGCTGGTGGGTCGTGACCTTCTACGTCACGATTGTCTGGGCGATAGGCTACACCATCGCCTATCCGGCATGGCCCCTGCTGCACTCGGCGACGAAGGGTTTGCTCGGCTATTCCAGCCGCAACGAGGTCAGGAACGAGCTGACTGCGGCTGAGGCCGCCAAGGGCAAATACATCTCGGCGGTGGAGTCCAAGAGTGTCTCGGAGATCGCCGCGGACGATGGCTTGCGCGAATTCGCAATCGCCGCCGGTGGCGCCGCTTTCAAGGTCAATTGCGTACAATGTCATGGTTCCGGCGCCCAAGGTTCCAAGGGCTTTCCCAATCTCAACGACGACGACTGGCTGTGGGGCGGCAAGGCCGAGCAGATCCAGCAGACGATTACGCACGGCATCCGCTTCGCGTCCGATGCGGACACGCGCCTGTCGGAAATGCCTGCCTTTGGCGACATCATAACCACTGACCAGATCACTCAGGTCAGCACCTATGTCGCCAGCCTGTCGGGAAAGGTCCAGGATGCCAGCCTCGTCGAGCCCGGCGCCAAGGTCTTTGCCGAAAATTGCGTGGCCTGTCATGGCGACAATGCAAAGGGCAACAAGGAGCTCGGCGCGCCCGATCTGACCGATGCGATCTGGCTCTACGGGTCCGGCGAGGCAGCCATCGCCGCACAGGTCCGTGCGCCAAAACAGGGCGTCATGCCGGCCTGGGGCGCGCGCCTGGGCGAGACCAAGGTCAAGGAACTCGCCGTCTACATCCATTCGCTTGGTGGTGGGGAATAGAAAGCGGGGACCTGTTCCCGGCCCTTCGCCAACCAAGCGACGAGGCCCGGCCGTGCCGGGCCTCGACCTGTATTCGGCACCGGCAATTGACTTGCATCAACGCGCCTGCCCCCGCCCCGCGGCAAGACTCCCATACGCTGGCAGCCCGGGCATGGGCGGATTGTCGCCTGCGCGAGTGGAGATGCATGTGCTGGACAATACGCAGGTAGAGCGGCTCGAAGCCGAAGCGGTGAACTCCGCCAAAGTGCGGCAGCCAATGTATGCCGCGCGCAAGAAGATATTCCCGAAACGGGCAACGGGAAGCTTTCGCCGGTTCAAGTGGCTGGTTATGGCGATCACACTCGGTATCTACTACCTGACACCGTGGTTGCGATGGGACCG is part of the Mesorhizobium loti genome and encodes:
- a CDS encoding Crp/Fnr family transcriptional regulator, with the protein product MTVRQDVHSAGIPVLCQSCEARHHGVCGALDPDQLVGLARTSSKHTIEPGVELIGDAETVDSYSNVLSGVVKLTKSLSDGRQQIVGLQFAPDFLGRPFKVESAINAEAATAVSLCSFPRASVERMMRESPELEHRLLKQTLNELDDARDWMVTLGRKTAAEKVASFLLMIARNIDPTLDPNTNATSFELPLTRADIADFLGLTIETVSRQLTRLRTDGVIRIDNNRHVTVDSLARLASRSGA
- the ccoN gene encoding cytochrome-c oxidase, cbb3-type subunit I — translated: MKFGTQIFALGLFTFAALVAAGFGVDQPFRQHMWVLFFVLLGFVAILIRNTNFEVAAPIDPSAYMDGPIRYGAIATMFWGVVGMLVGVVIALQLAYPDLNIQPWFNFGRLRPLHTSGVVFAFGGNALLCTSLYVVQRTCRARLFGGDLAWFVFWGYQLFIVMAATGYLLGITESREYAEPEWYVDIWLTIVWVAYLILFLGTIFKRKEPHIYVANWFYLSFIVTIAMLHVINNLSMPASFLGSKSYSAFSGVQDALTQWWYGHNAVGFFLTAGFLGMMYYFVPKQANRPVYSYRLSIIHFWAIIFLYIWAGPHHLHYTALPDWAQTLGMVFSIMLWMPSWGGMINGLMTLSGAWDKLRTDPIIRMMVMAIAFYGMSTFEGPMMSIKTVNSLSHYTDWTIGHVHSGALGWVGMISFGAIYFMVPKLWNRERLYSLRLVTWHFWLATLGIVVYAAVMWVSGVMQGLMWREYDEQGFLVYSFAETVAAMHPYYVMRAIGGAMYLSGALIMAWNIAMTILGYQREEEPMPGSVPALQPAE
- the ccoO gene encoding cytochrome-c oxidase, cbb3-type subunit II; the encoded protein is MGLMDKHALIEKNATLLLVGSLLVVTVGGIVEIAPLFYLDNTIEKVEGMRPYSPLELVGRNIYVREGCYLCHSQMIRPFRDEVERYGHYSLAAESMYDHPFQWGSKRTGPDLARVGDRYSNVWHVEHLADPRSVVPESIMPSYAFLKDTPIEVKDFSTHLVANRRVGVPYNDDMIAHANVDLMAQADPNADTSGLEARYPKAKIGDFDGNPQQVTEMDALVAYLQMLGTLVDFKNYDEAAGYR
- a CDS encoding CcoQ/FixQ family Cbb3-type cytochrome c oxidase assembly chaperone encodes the protein MDYNLMREFADSWGLVAMALFFVGAIAFALRPGSRKLADEAARIPLEDE
- the ccoP gene encoding cytochrome-c oxidase, cbb3-type subunit III — its product is MSDEHIDEISGVSTTGHEWDGIRELNNPLPRWWVVTFYVTIVWAIGYTIAYPAWPLLHSATKGLLGYSSRNEVRNELTAAEAAKGKYISAVESKSVSEIAADDGLREFAIAAGGAAFKVNCVQCHGSGAQGSKGFPNLNDDDWLWGGKAEQIQQTITHGIRFASDADTRLSEMPAFGDIITTDQITQVSTYVASLSGKVQDASLVEPGAKVFAENCVACHGDNAKGNKELGAPDLTDAIWLYGSGEAAIAAQVRAPKQGVMPAWGARLGETKVKELAVYIHSLGGGE